The Apium graveolens cultivar Ventura chromosome 6, ASM990537v1, whole genome shotgun sequence genome contains a region encoding:
- the LOC141666274 gene encoding uncharacterized protein LOC141666274, whose product MSLGADKVRQAKAQTLKGEFESLSMKEGDELDDFYMKLYRPVTNIRALGEKMEDSYVVKKLLRAVPSKFLQIASALEQFENLEEMLVEEVVGSLKAHEERLRGTSEMNQGKLLLTEKE is encoded by the coding sequence ATGAGTTTGGGAGCAGACAAGGTGAGACAGGCAAAGGCTCAAACGCTAAAAGGGGAATTTGAAAGCTTAAGTATGAAAGAAGGGGATGAGTTAGATGACTTCTACATGAAATTATATAGACCGGTCACTAACATTCGAGCACTAGGAGAGAAGATGGAAGATAGCTATGTGGTGAAGAAACTTCTCAGAGCAGTTCCCTCGAAATTTTTACAAATTGCGTCTGCTCTGGAGCAATTCGAAAATTTGGAGGAGATGTTAGTGGAAGAAGTCGTTGGTTCTTTGAAGGCCCATGAAGAACGGTTGCGTGGGACAAGTGAGATGAATCAAGGAAAACTCTTACTAACAGAGAAAGAATAG
- the LOC141666275 gene encoding uncharacterized protein LOC141666275 — MSLGADKVRQAKAQTLKGEFESLSMKEGDELDDFYMKLYRPVTNIRALGEKMEDSYVVKKLLRAVPSKFLQIASALEQFENLEEMLVEEVVGSLKAHEEWLRGTSEMNQGKLLLTEKE, encoded by the coding sequence ATGAGTTTGGGAGCAGACAAGGTGAGACAGGCAAAGGCTCAAACGCTAAAAGGGGAATTTGAAAGCTTAAGTATGAAAGAAGGGGATGAGTTAGATGACTTCTACATGAAATTATATAGACCGGTCACTAACATTCGAGCACTAGGAGAGAAGATGGAAGATAGCTATGTGGTGAAGAAACTTCTCAGAGCAGTTCCCTCGAAATTTTTACAAATTGCGTCTGCTCTGGAGCAATTCGAAAATTTGGAGGAGATGTTAGTGGAAGAAGTCGTTGGTTCTTTGAAGGCCCATGAAGAATGGTTGCGTGGGACAAGTGAGATGAATCAAGGGAAACTCTTACTAACAGAGAAAGAATAG
- the LOC141666276 gene encoding uncharacterized protein LOC141666276: MSLGADKVRQAKAQTLKGEFESLSMKEGDELDDFYMKLYRPVTNIRALGEKMEDSYVVKKLLRAVPSKFLQIASALEQFENLEEMLVEEVVGSLKAHEERLRGTSEMNQGKLLLTEKE; encoded by the coding sequence ATGAGTTTGGGAGCAGACAAGGTGAGACAGGCAAAGGCTCAAACGCTAAAAGGGGAATTTGAAAGCTTAAGTATGAAAGAAGGGGATGAGTTAGATGACTTCTACATGAAATTATATAGACCGGTCACTAACATTCGAGCACTAGGAGAGAAGATGGAAGATAGCTATGTGGTGAAGAAACTTCTCAGAGCAGTTCCCTCGAAATTTTTACAAATTGCGTCTGCTCTGGAGCAATTCGAAAATTTGGAGGAGATGTTAGTGGAAGAAGTCGTTGGTTCTTTGAAGGCCCATGAAGAACGGTTGCGTGGGACAAGTGAGATGAATCAAGGGAAACTCTTACTAACAGAGAAAGAATAG